From Dreissena polymorpha isolate Duluth1 chromosome 15, UMN_Dpol_1.0, whole genome shotgun sequence, a single genomic window includes:
- the LOC127860697 gene encoding uncharacterized protein LOC127860697 isoform X1 — MLANTNIFTDKETTNWFKACIALNVTKDGLSSFVEAELQKIHTTVGKSCGQCSIEKLLPCPTNGMCKKRNGNTCIFHQSQQRQQCPVCDQVKQNITSLHRFNGPSWRNTQAERWAAQPWEIGKCFLPPDGYSGVSSVQESDFNGVISIMLNCTHFQTCLSSSCLSPPPPDKQCPLEKVRQIGRNIRHTSDCKVSDAHLLDYFQTLSTLLADPKCLLHHPAANKSLTKLNDLQNDRMSLSELGELLKEADRTLNHAKEAGERFSKSAERAIAECLEQLESSLKAGEQRIESQIDNGKQLIENTIQDGKQRLEVTIYDREQRIEVKIHDGEQRIEVKTQDGEQRIESSINDCKRRIDDTIQDGEQRLEVKIKEGEQRIMRTDSDQADKDYTRGTEEILRCLIEHYDKTLRYLPTSPLNDWIQARLDDVYFPPCMLLMEKYKGSFKKTNTHVTKYKAVLNHQTFIQGEAGSGKTSFLAKLVMDWCSITKTQQTSEPLMAKETHYAAPETRTRNSTFFDDLTTLKGYQFVFYITLRNSVKQLEVLEMIKEQIIDEIYSSKEDRERAYRLVNDIIKNERCLVLLDGLDEWKRPGDRQHLPTLVAIYTQCDLVITTRPWKLAEAKIPDSKIKTLLHLEGVHEPFDVSLRILRCRNDCTNSNGVDNKHSEFEAYVLRNSLCDLLASPMLITLIVQTWAEGTELKGNRCQIYSLLLESLFKKANSEEDHFYETPFHCFKGTQYIKPNIEHLNRFSEAAFHLLFSEERENSLVFGIEQLKQYKLNERKDFAMRAGILSAARKASTLRSSLSFSFVHKSVQEFLAAYYIACYSHVIDEVISGYLINHENSYLDISEVLIFLCGLDILAANKLSILMNKAACECLVSLERFQDIILKGYMEAGANEHDDVRLELSHFFIDSQNIKDLHNIWASNIPIVRCVTLELEDDCIDCYTELESERIKNYTKLESDYIESDTELEDDCIERKTELERDCIEIPTEVEDDCTESPTQDMQSSIASSKIASRIEFDLTSCDKLKEIYINGESFEVLIKDSISLNASTFQNWIVLHCEDSSPVLSCLTRIELKRVTVCSTWMQKLFNTQLTLDHEVNFKLHECMIIPSVGDELSPFSVASITTCVNNTFDICDLSGECPGLWETLFDLNIKTLRLFTNSMWRVNYTSSLSQSLLSLKQLETLSIHVDAIPHDLWSVLYSLSLKRVAVSLSGEFKGLIIGHADVLSQLNFPAHVFDSIYIDVTSHPDLLAAMHGLNITSLSLFGSGESLTANQTALLLTMLKSLKKLYQVRIDVKNDSRGLWEALHGIHIQCLNIGLQCRCFKVNHVASLLTSLSSLEQLEMITLYVINDIDVVSEILHSLKIKSLSLVQKSSIYFGRLDCSFILHAPNSLNERSIIITLYFDFDKLEVTLQSLFQLFSTLEELEERFIEVFPVS, encoded by the exons ATGCTTGCCAACACAAACATATTCACTGATAAAGAGACAACTAACTGGTTCAAGGCGTGCATAGCGCTCAACGTAACGAAAGATGGTCTTTCTTCGTTTGTTGAAGCCGAGTTACAAAAGATCCACACAACCGTTGGTAAAAGTTGCGGACAATGTTCTATTGAAAAGCTGCTGCCATGCCCTACAAATGGTATGTGTAAAAAGAGAAacggaaatacatgtatattccacCAGTCACAGCAACGCCAGCAATGCCCGGTTTGTGATCAGGTAAAACAAAATATCACATCGTTACATAGATTTAATGGACCTTCGTGGCGTAATACTCAAGCGGAACGATGGGCAGCACAGCCGTGGGAAATCGGTAAATGCTTCCTCCCTCCAGACGGATATAGCGGAGTTTCCTCGGTCCAAGAATCGGACTTTAACGGCGTTATAAGCATAATGTTGAATTGTACACATTTTCAGACGTGTCTTTCTTCCTCATGTCTATCGCCTCCACCACCTGATAAGCAATGTCCGTTAGAAAAG GTTCGTCAGATAGGTCGCAATATACGTCACACATCCGACTGTAAAGTGTCAGATGCTCATCTACTAGATTATTTTCAAACACTGTCAACGCTACTGGCTGATCCAAAGTGCTTATTGCATCATCCCGCGGCAAACAAATCGCTCACAAAACTTAATGAT TTGCAGAACGATCGCATGTCATTAAGTGAACTGGGTGAGTTGTTGAAGGAAGCTGACCGCACCCTCAACCATGCGAAAGAGGCTGGAGAACGATTTTCTAAATCGGCGGAACGAGCCATTGCAGAATGTTTAGAACAACTCGAGTCTTCATTAAAAGCTGGAGAACAACGCATTGAGAGCCAGATAGATAATGGCAAACAACTTATAGAAAACACAATACAGGATGGGAAACAACGTCTTGAAGTCACGATTTACGATAGAGAACAACGCATTGAAGTCAAGATACATGATGGAGAACAACGAATTGAAGTCAAGACACAGGATGGAGAACAACGCATAGAAAGCAGTATAAATGATTGCAAACGGCGCATTGATGACACAATACAAGATGGGGAACAACGCCTTGAAGTCAAGATAAAGGAGGGAGAACAACGCATAATGCGGACAGACAGTGACCAGGCGGATAAAGACTACACACGCGGAACAGAAG AAATTCTCAGATGTTTGATTGAACATTACGATAAAACACTGCGTTACTTGCCAACCTCGCCATTAAACGACTGGATTCAAGCACGTTTAGACGATGTTTATTTTCCTCCTTGCATGCTATTGATGGAAAAATACAAAGGGTCATTCAAAAAAACGAATACACACGTTACAAAATACAAAGCTGTGTTAAACCACCAGACTTTTATTCAAGGTGAGGCAGGGTCGGGTAAGACCTCTTTCCTTGCAAAATTAGTCATGGATTGGTGtagtattacaaaaacacaacaaacaagCGAACCGTTGATGGCGAAAGAAACTCATTATGCTGCTCCTGAAACGCGAACGAGAAACTCAAccttttttgacgatttaacgaCTTTAAAAGGTTACCAGTTTGTCTTCTACATCACGCTGAGGAATTCTGTTAAGCAACTTGAAGTTTTAGAGATGATAAAAGAACAGATAATTGACGAGATATACTCATCAAAGGAAGATCGTGAGAGAGCATATCGACTAGTGaatgatataataaaaaatgaacgTTGCTTGGTCCTACTTGATGGTCTAGATGAGTGGAAACGTCCTGGAGATCGCCAACACCTACCGACATTGGTAGCAATTTACACCCAGTGTGATCTAGTAATTACGACTCGACCTTGGAAGTTGGCTGAAGCGAAAATCCCTGActcaaagataaaaacattactgCATCTTGAAGGAGTACATGAACCTTTTGATGTGAGCTTAAGAATCTTGCGTTGTAGGAACGATTGCACAAATAGCAATGGTGTGGACAATAAACATTCTGAATTTGAAGCATATGTTTTAAGAAATAGCCTTTGTGACTTACTAGCCTCCCCGATGTTGATTACTTTAATTGTACAAACATGGGCAGAAGGGACAGAACTCAAGGGCAATAGATGTCAGATATACAGTCTTTTACTCGAAAGTCTTTTTAAAAAGGCTAACAGTGAAGAAGACCATTTTTATGAAACACCTTTCCACTGCTTTAAAGGGACGCAATACATAAAGCCTAACATCGAACACTTAAATCGTTTTTCTGAAGCGgcatttcatttattgttttcaGAAGAAAGGGAAAATTCTCTTGTATTTGGCATAGAgcaattaaaacaatacaagttAAATGAACGAAAAGACTTTGCAATGAGAGCAGGCATTTTATCAGCAGCACGAAAGGCATCTACATTGAGATCATCTTTGTCATTTTCTTTCGTCCATAAAAGCGTACAAGAATTCCTAGCTGCCTATTATATCGCCTGCTACAGTCATGTCATTGATGAAGTCATTTCCGGATATCTGATAAACCACGAGAATTCCTATCTGGATATATCTGAAGTTCTGATATTTTTATGTGGACTCGATATATTAGCAGCGAATAAACTATCGATTTTGATGAATAAGGCTGCTTGTGAATGCCTCGTTTCTCTCGAACGTtttcaagatatcattttgaAAGGTTACATGGAGGCGGGGGCCAACGAGCACGATGACGTACGTCTTGAACTCAGTCACTTTTTCATTGATAGCCAGAATATTAAAGACTTACATAATATCTGGGCGAGCAACATCCCTATTGTTAGGTGTGTTACATTGGAGCTTGAAGATGATTGCATAGATTGTTATACAGAGCTTGAGAGTGAGCGCATCAAGAATTATACAAAGCTTGAAAGTGATTACATCGAGAGTGATACAGAGCTTGAAGATGATTGCATCGAGAGAAAAACAGAGCTTGAAAGGGATTGCATCGAAATTCCTACAGAGGTTGAAGATGATTGCACCGAGAGTCCAACCCAAGACATGCAGAGTTCTATCGCAAGTAGCAAGATAGCATCGCGAATTGAGTTTGATCTAACGTCGTGCGATAAACTGAAAGAAATATACATCAATGGTGAATCATTTGAGGTTTTAATCAAAG ACTCTATCAGTTTGAACGCATCAACATTTCAGAACTGGATTGTTCTGCATTGTGAAGACTCTTCACCAGTGCTGTCCTGTTTAACACGCATTGAATTGAAACGTGTCACAGTGTGCTCTACATGGatgcaaaaactattcaataCGCAGTTAACACTTGATCACGAGGTAAATTTTAAGCTGCACGAGTGTATGATAATACCATCCGTAGGCGACGAACTCAGCCCATTTAGTGTCGCATCAATAACGACATGCGTAAACAATACGTTTGACATTTGCGATCTTTCAGGCGAGTGTCCTGGTTTGTGGGAAACACTTTTTGATCTGAATATTAAGACTCTGAGGCTTTTTACTAATTCAATGTGGAGAGTGAATTACACATCATCTTTGTCACAATCTCTGTTATCGCTCAAACAGCTGGAAACGCTAAGTATTCACGTAGATGCAATCCCACACGACCTGTGGTCGGTTCTTTACAGTTTGAGTTTGAAGCGTGTGGCTGTAAGTCTGAGTGGTGAATTTAAAGGTCTGATAATTGGTCATGCTGATGTGTTGTCGCAGCTGAATTTTCCTGCCCATGTGTTTGACTCGATTTATATAGACGTGACTTCCCATCCGGATCTGTTAGCGGCTATGCATGGCCTGAATATTACGAGTCTCAGTCTTTTTGGCAGCGGGGAAAGTTTGACAGCGAATCAGACAGCACTGTTGTTGACGATGCTCAAGTCTCTCAAGAAACTTTACCAAGTACGTATAGACGTGAAAAACGACAGTCGCGGGCTGTGGGAGGCTTTGCATGGGATACATATACAGTGCCTTAATATAGGACTGCAATGCCGATGTTTTAAAGTGAATCATGTTGCGTCTTTGTTGACGTCGCTTTCGTCGCTCGAACAACTTGAGATGATAACGTTGTACGTAATAAATGACATAGATGTTGTGTCGGAAATCCTACATAGTCTAAAAATCAAAAGTCTATCACTTGTACAAAAGAGTTCGATATATTTCGGACGTTTGGATTGTTCATTTATTTTGCACGCCCCAAACAGTCTGAATGAAAGGAGTATCATTATAACATTGTATTTTGATTTTGACAAGTTGGAAGTGACTCTACAATCTTTGTTTCAATTATTTTCGACTCTCGAAGAGCTTGAAGAGCGTTTTATAGAAGTCTTTCCGGTGTCTTAA
- the LOC127860697 gene encoding uncharacterized protein LOC127860697 isoform X2, whose translation MLANTNIFTDKETTNWFKACIALNVTKDGLSSFVEAELQKIHTTVGKSCGQCSIEKLLPCPTNGMCKKRNGNTCIFHQSQQRQQCPVCDQVKQNITSLHRFNGPSWRNTQAERWAAQPWEIGKCFLPPDGYSGVSSVQESDFNGVISIMLNCTHFQTCLSSSCLSPPPPDKQCPLEKVRQIGRNIRHTSDCKVSDAHLLDYFQTLSTLLADPKCLLHHPAANKSLTKLNDLQNDRMSLSELGELLKEADRTLNHAKEAGERFSKSAERAIAECLEQLESSLKAGEQRIESQIDNGKQLIENTIQDGKQRLEVTIYDREQRIEVKIHDGEQRIEVKTQDGEQRIESSINDCKRRIDDTIQDGEQRLEVKIKEGEQRIMRTDSDQADKDYTRGTEEILRCLIEHYDKTLRYLPTSPLNDWIQARLDDVYFPPCMLLMEKYKGSFKKTNTHVTKYKAVLNHQTFIQGEAGSGKTSFLAKLVMDWCSITKTQQTSEPLMAKETHYAAPETRTRNSTFFDDLTTLKGYQFVFYITLRNSVKQLEVLEMIKEQIIDEIYSSKEDRERAYRLVNDIIKNERCLVLLDGLDEWKRPGDRQHLPTLVAIYTQCDLVITTRPWKLAEAKIPDSKIKTLLHLEGVHEPFDVSLRILRCRNDCTNSNGVDNKHSEFEAYVLRNSLCDLLASPMLITLIVQTWAEGTELKGNRCQIYSLLLESLFKKANSEEDHFYETPFHCFKGTQYIKPNIEHLNRFSEAAFHLLFSEERENSLVFGIEQLKQYKLNERKDFAMRAGILSAARKASTLRSSLSFSFVHKSVQEFLAAYYIACYSHVIDEVISGYLINHENSYLDISEVLIFLCGLDILAANKLSILMNKAACECLVSLERFQDIILKGYMEAGANEHDDVRLELSHFFIDSQNIKDLHNIWASNIPIVRCVTLELEDDCIDCYTELESERIKNYTKLESDYIESDTELEDDCIERKTELERDCIEIPTEVEDDCTESPTQDMQSSIASSKIASRIEFDLTSCDKLKEIYINGESFEVLIKGNYTHNFIV comes from the exons ATGCTTGCCAACACAAACATATTCACTGATAAAGAGACAACTAACTGGTTCAAGGCGTGCATAGCGCTCAACGTAACGAAAGATGGTCTTTCTTCGTTTGTTGAAGCCGAGTTACAAAAGATCCACACAACCGTTGGTAAAAGTTGCGGACAATGTTCTATTGAAAAGCTGCTGCCATGCCCTACAAATGGTATGTGTAAAAAGAGAAacggaaatacatgtatattccacCAGTCACAGCAACGCCAGCAATGCCCGGTTTGTGATCAGGTAAAACAAAATATCACATCGTTACATAGATTTAATGGACCTTCGTGGCGTAATACTCAAGCGGAACGATGGGCAGCACAGCCGTGGGAAATCGGTAAATGCTTCCTCCCTCCAGACGGATATAGCGGAGTTTCCTCGGTCCAAGAATCGGACTTTAACGGCGTTATAAGCATAATGTTGAATTGTACACATTTTCAGACGTGTCTTTCTTCCTCATGTCTATCGCCTCCACCACCTGATAAGCAATGTCCGTTAGAAAAG GTTCGTCAGATAGGTCGCAATATACGTCACACATCCGACTGTAAAGTGTCAGATGCTCATCTACTAGATTATTTTCAAACACTGTCAACGCTACTGGCTGATCCAAAGTGCTTATTGCATCATCCCGCGGCAAACAAATCGCTCACAAAACTTAATGAT TTGCAGAACGATCGCATGTCATTAAGTGAACTGGGTGAGTTGTTGAAGGAAGCTGACCGCACCCTCAACCATGCGAAAGAGGCTGGAGAACGATTTTCTAAATCGGCGGAACGAGCCATTGCAGAATGTTTAGAACAACTCGAGTCTTCATTAAAAGCTGGAGAACAACGCATTGAGAGCCAGATAGATAATGGCAAACAACTTATAGAAAACACAATACAGGATGGGAAACAACGTCTTGAAGTCACGATTTACGATAGAGAACAACGCATTGAAGTCAAGATACATGATGGAGAACAACGAATTGAAGTCAAGACACAGGATGGAGAACAACGCATAGAAAGCAGTATAAATGATTGCAAACGGCGCATTGATGACACAATACAAGATGGGGAACAACGCCTTGAAGTCAAGATAAAGGAGGGAGAACAACGCATAATGCGGACAGACAGTGACCAGGCGGATAAAGACTACACACGCGGAACAGAAG AAATTCTCAGATGTTTGATTGAACATTACGATAAAACACTGCGTTACTTGCCAACCTCGCCATTAAACGACTGGATTCAAGCACGTTTAGACGATGTTTATTTTCCTCCTTGCATGCTATTGATGGAAAAATACAAAGGGTCATTCAAAAAAACGAATACACACGTTACAAAATACAAAGCTGTGTTAAACCACCAGACTTTTATTCAAGGTGAGGCAGGGTCGGGTAAGACCTCTTTCCTTGCAAAATTAGTCATGGATTGGTGtagtattacaaaaacacaacaaacaagCGAACCGTTGATGGCGAAAGAAACTCATTATGCTGCTCCTGAAACGCGAACGAGAAACTCAAccttttttgacgatttaacgaCTTTAAAAGGTTACCAGTTTGTCTTCTACATCACGCTGAGGAATTCTGTTAAGCAACTTGAAGTTTTAGAGATGATAAAAGAACAGATAATTGACGAGATATACTCATCAAAGGAAGATCGTGAGAGAGCATATCGACTAGTGaatgatataataaaaaatgaacgTTGCTTGGTCCTACTTGATGGTCTAGATGAGTGGAAACGTCCTGGAGATCGCCAACACCTACCGACATTGGTAGCAATTTACACCCAGTGTGATCTAGTAATTACGACTCGACCTTGGAAGTTGGCTGAAGCGAAAATCCCTGActcaaagataaaaacattactgCATCTTGAAGGAGTACATGAACCTTTTGATGTGAGCTTAAGAATCTTGCGTTGTAGGAACGATTGCACAAATAGCAATGGTGTGGACAATAAACATTCTGAATTTGAAGCATATGTTTTAAGAAATAGCCTTTGTGACTTACTAGCCTCCCCGATGTTGATTACTTTAATTGTACAAACATGGGCAGAAGGGACAGAACTCAAGGGCAATAGATGTCAGATATACAGTCTTTTACTCGAAAGTCTTTTTAAAAAGGCTAACAGTGAAGAAGACCATTTTTATGAAACACCTTTCCACTGCTTTAAAGGGACGCAATACATAAAGCCTAACATCGAACACTTAAATCGTTTTTCTGAAGCGgcatttcatttattgttttcaGAAGAAAGGGAAAATTCTCTTGTATTTGGCATAGAgcaattaaaacaatacaagttAAATGAACGAAAAGACTTTGCAATGAGAGCAGGCATTTTATCAGCAGCACGAAAGGCATCTACATTGAGATCATCTTTGTCATTTTCTTTCGTCCATAAAAGCGTACAAGAATTCCTAGCTGCCTATTATATCGCCTGCTACAGTCATGTCATTGATGAAGTCATTTCCGGATATCTGATAAACCACGAGAATTCCTATCTGGATATATCTGAAGTTCTGATATTTTTATGTGGACTCGATATATTAGCAGCGAATAAACTATCGATTTTGATGAATAAGGCTGCTTGTGAATGCCTCGTTTCTCTCGAACGTtttcaagatatcattttgaAAGGTTACATGGAGGCGGGGGCCAACGAGCACGATGACGTACGTCTTGAACTCAGTCACTTTTTCATTGATAGCCAGAATATTAAAGACTTACATAATATCTGGGCGAGCAACATCCCTATTGTTAGGTGTGTTACATTGGAGCTTGAAGATGATTGCATAGATTGTTATACAGAGCTTGAGAGTGAGCGCATCAAGAATTATACAAAGCTTGAAAGTGATTACATCGAGAGTGATACAGAGCTTGAAGATGATTGCATCGAGAGAAAAACAGAGCTTGAAAGGGATTGCATCGAAATTCCTACAGAGGTTGAAGATGATTGCACCGAGAGTCCAACCCAAGACATGCAGAGTTCTATCGCAAGTAGCAAGATAGCATCGCGAATTGAGTTTGATCTAACGTCGTGCGATAAACTGAAAGAAATATACATCAATGGTGAATCATTTGAGGTTTTAATCAAAGGTAACTATACTCACAACTTCATTGTTTAG